Proteins from one Telopea speciosissima isolate NSW1024214 ecotype Mountain lineage chromosome 1, Tspe_v1, whole genome shotgun sequence genomic window:
- the LOC122657677 gene encoding uncharacterized protein LOC122657677, which yields MVTATISLSSSSLTCHVKSKPCHSFKTCDSSPKLASSLYFLPPVLLSKRSIFYQHQTLQFPPNNTSRVRRISASPGDVLPSDTPIENTQQIISTEDSGNSTVISVLLFIAFVGLSILTIGVIYIAVTDFLQKRERDKFDKEEAAKKKKKGGKRGKVKARAGAGPRGFGQKIDEDYDDDV from the exons ATGGTTACCGCAACCATATCTCTGTCTTCCTCATCACTAACCTGCCATGTGAAGTCGAAACCTTGCCATTCATTCAAGACTTGTGATTCTTCTCCCAAGCTCGCCTCGTCTCTATACTTCTTACCTCCCGTACTCCTATCGAAAAGATCCATTTTTTATCAACACCAAACCCTTCAATTTCCACCAAATAACACCTCTCGGGTTCGACGAATTTCTGCATCACCGGGAGATGTTTTGCCTTCAGACACCCCAATTGAGAATACCCAACAGATAATTTCCACTGAAGACAGCGGTAATTCAACCGTAATATCTGTTCTTCTGTTCATCGCCTTTGTTGGCCTTTCTATTCTTACAATAGGG GTTATCTACATAGCTGTGACGGATTTCCTgcagaaaagagagagggacaAGTTTGATAAAGAAGAGGccgcaaaaaagaagaagaagggtgggaAGAGGGGGAAGGTCAAGGCTAGGGCTGGAGCTGGACCCAGAGGATTTGGCCAAAAGATTGATGAAGATTATGACGATGACGTTTAG